The Pagrus major chromosome 10, Pma_NU_1.0 genome contains a region encoding:
- the LOC141003505 gene encoding uncharacterized protein gives MSSRQQKQRSKQEAKQHPCQLCDKSFTSSGYLKIHQRRHTGEKPYSCDQCEKGFTSSGGLKNHRRVHTGEKPYRCELCGKSFTQSTQLHSHQRVHSGEKPYSCDQCGKRYRSSTELKVHRRGHTGEKPYSCDQCEKAFTTSGQLKVHRRVHTGEKPYSCERCGRTFSQTSQLISHQRVHTGEKPYWCDQCGKAFANGMNLTVHQRFHSGEKPYSCDQCDRAFTTSSDLKKHRRFHTGEKPFSCELCGKTFTTSSEVIVHHRVHTGERPYSCDHCDRAFTTSGDLRKHQSFHTGVRPYSCGQCEKTFITSSVLKVHQRVHTGERPYSCDHCGKAFNTSGELRKHRRTHTGERPYSCDHCEKTFTQGCSLKLHRRTHTT, from the exons atgagttCTCGGCAGCAG AAACAGAGAAGCAAACAGGAAGCTAAACAACATCCCTGTCAGCTCTGTGACAAGTCCTTCACATCGTCAGGATATTTAAAGATCCATCAGAGACggcacacaggagagaaaccctACAGCTGTGACCAGTGTGAGAAAGGCTTCACTTCATCAGGAGGACTGAAAAACCACAGACGAGTCCACACTGGAGAGAAACCGTACCGCTGTGAGCTGTGTGGGAAGTCCTTCACCCAGTCCACTCAGTTACACAGTCACCAGCGGGTCCACAGCGGAGAGAAACCCTACAGCTGTGACCAGTGTGGGAAACGTTACAGATCATCCACTGAACTGAAGGTCCACCGCCGAggtcacacaggagagaaaccctACAGCTGTGACCAGTGTGAGAAAGCCTTCACTACATCAGGGCAGTTAAAGGTCCACCGACGAGTTCACACCGGAGAGAAACCCTACAGCTGCGAGCGCTGTGGCAGAACCTTCTCTCAAACATCTCAACTCATCAGCCACCAACGAGTCCACACCGGAGAGAAACCATACTGGTGTGACCAGTGTGGGAAGGCCTTCGCTAACGGGATGAATTTAACTGTTCATCAGCGCTTTCACTCGGGGGAGAAGCCGTACAGCTGTGACCAGTGTGACAGAGCTTTCACCACCTCCAGCGATCTGAAGAAACACCGACGCTTCCACACCGGAGAGAAACCGTTCAGCTGTGAGCTGTGTGGGAAGACCTTCACTACATCCAGTGAGGTGATAGTCCACCATCGTGTCCACACCGGAGAGAGACCCTACAGCTGTGACCACTGTGACAGAGCTTTCACTACGTCAGGTGACCTGAGAAAGCACCAGAGCTTCCACACCGGGGTGAGACCGTACAGCTGTGGTCAGTGCGAGAAGACCTTCATCACATCGAGTGTGTTAAAGGTCCATCAACGTGTCCACACCGGAGAGAGACCCTACAGCTGTGACCActgtgggaaagctttcaatACATCAGGCGAGTTAAGGAAACACAGACGTACCCACACCGGAGAGAGACCCTACAGCTGTGACCACTGTGAGAAGACCTTCACTCAGGGTTGTTCTCTTAAGCTACACCGACGCACTCACACTACATAG
- the LOC141003535 gene encoding uncharacterized protein: MSSTKKEVKPHGCEHCGKSYTRLAYLKVHQRIHTGEKPYSCDQCEKAFTSSGELKMHRLTHTGEKPYRCELCGKSFTQSTHLRSHQRVHSGEKPYWCEHCWKFFASSGELKIHQRRHTGEKPYSCDHCEKAFTTSGQLKIHRRVHTGEKPYSCDYCDKAFTQVSALSSHQRVHTGEKPYWCDQCGKAFANGNNLTLHLRGHTREKPFSCDQCEKAFTSSSDLKKHQRFHTGEKPFSCELCGKAFGASGELKVHQRVHTGEKPYSCDQCGKTFSYSSSVKVHQRLHSGERPYSCDQCDKAFTSSGELRNHRRVHSGEKPYRCELCGKSFTSSTRLCSHRRVHTGERPYWCDQCDRTFTSSNQLKIHRRAHTGEKPYICEFCDKAFTTSGILKVHRRVHTGEKPYSCEHCGKAFSQLSLRISHQRVHTGEKPYWCDQCGKSFSKGDNLTVHQRLHTGQRPFSCDQCPKTFVSSGDLKKHRRIHTGEKPHGCDFCDKAFHTTSELKVHRRVHTGERPYRCDQCGRDFAQLYSLKVHKRTHTKSVSL; the protein is encoded by the exons atgagttCTAccaaaaag gaAGTTAAACCACACGGCTGTGAGCACTGTGGCAAGTCCTACACGAGACTCGCCTATTTGAAGGTCCATCAGAGAATTCACACGGGAGAGAAACCATACAGCTGCGATCAGTGTGAGAAAGCCTTCACGTCATCAGGAGAGCTGAAGATGCACCGGCTCACTCACACTGGAGAGAAACCCTACCGCTGTGAGCTGTGTGGGAAGAGCTTCACTCAGTCAACTCATCTACGCAGCCACCAGCGCGTCCACAGCGGAGAGAAGCCCTACTGGTGTGAACACTGTTGGAAGTTCTTCGCTTCATCAGGTGAACTGAAAATCCACCAGCGGCGACACACGGGAGAGAAACCCTACAGCTGTGATCACTGTGAGAAAGCCTTCACTACATCAGGCCAGTTAAAGATCCACAGACGAGTTCACACCGGAGAGAAACCCTACAGCTGCGACTACTGCGACAAGGCTTTCACTCAGGTGTCTGCGTTAAGCAGCCACCAACgagtccacacaggagagaaaccataCTGGTGTGATCAGTGTGGGAAGGCCTTCGCTAACGGGAACAACCTAACGCTGCACCTCCGAGGTCACACCAGAGAGAAACCGTTCAGCTGTGACCAGTGTGAGAAAGCGTTCACTTCATCCAGCGACTTGAAGAAGCACCAACGCTTCCACACTGGAGAGAAACCGTTCAGCTGTGAGCTGTGTGGGAAAGCTTTCGGTGCATCAGGTGAACTCAAAGTCCACCAACGTGTCCACACCGGAGAGAAACCGTACAGCTGCGACCAGTGTGGGAAGACCTTCTCCTACAGCAGTTCTGTCAAG GTCCATCAGAGACTCCACAGCGGCGAGAGGCCGTACAGCTGCGACCAGTGTGACAAAGCCTTCACTTCATCAGGAGAACTCAGAAACCACCGGCGCGTCCACAGCGGAGAGAAGCCGTACCGCTGTGAGCTGTGCGGGAAGAGCTTCACCTCCTCAACCCGTCTGTGCAGCCACCGGCGGGTCCACACCGGAGAGAGGCCGTACTGGTGCGACCAGTGTGACCGGACCTTCACGTCATCCAATCAACTCAAAATCCACCGGCGAGCCCACACCGGTGAGAAACCGTACATCTGTGAGTTCTGTGACAAAGCCTTCACCACGTCAGGTATCCTCAAAGTGCACCGGCGCGTCCACACCGGAGAGAAGCCGTACAGCTGCGAGCACTGTGGCAAAGCTTTCTCTCAGCTGTCTCTGCGGATCAGCCACCAGCGAGTCCACACCGGGGAGAAGCCGTACTGGTGCGACCAGTGTGGGAAGTCCTTCTCTAAGGGAGACAATCTCACTGTCCACCAGCGTCTCCACACTGGACAGAGACCCTTCAGCTGTGACCAGTGTCCCAAAACCTTTGTGTCGTCAGGTGATCTGAAGAAGCACCGGCGCATTCACACGGGAGAGAAACCTCACGGCTGTGACTTCTGTGACAAAGCTTTCCACACGACCAGCGAGCTGAAGGTCCACCGCCGCGTCCACACCGGAGAGAGACCCTACAGATGTGACCAGTGTGGGAGGGACTTCGCTCAGCTCTACTCCCTTAAAGTTCACAAACGCACCCACACCaagtctgtgagtctgtga
- the mepceb gene encoding 7SK snRNA methylphosphate capping enzyme: MIRMSLDKETVLPREISPAFPATVGLSEQPQLAKPHPLRPKNGLHPPGNGQPPLTAPAVPAQRIAKRRYSMGVGFKGLAKRRRRANSDSQSEPVLPSHFLLGGNIFDPLNLNSLLDEDVNKATNQETPKCSPLPSRGGDPVEILVPRDITDPLNLKGRGGDREGEGGVLLSPLKSRRRHRNRHHGGGGGGGGGGEREVIPARLFPSTAGLTVPLLTTEGSVSASPLPCELNTAITCRDDVAPPPILPRRHTHPPPGHTHKPGNQRDGRQRRRRRTTSARSADTMATTVTTAQPTKFQTPLVGGAKGGRCGGPQPGSSQPPAKKKKDKHRYQYGNHSCYYGYHGFYGDDWEGRVGAEEDPRLRLLEADWFRDKRVLDVGCGTGHMTLAIARRFDPAHILGVELDERLVHAAKQNIKHFLSHDLVVDERRRRRRGGERVEVKKMEEEEEVMEEVQQALSLLSFPLSFRVSRGPLSAPPLLLPPSSSSSSSSSASRFPNNITFIQGDYVSEQEAWPGRGQYDVIMCLGVTKWVQLQSGDAGVVRLFRRAYQSLSPGGLFILEPQPWSSYSRSKRASESTCRHYRTVRLRPEHFTCYLTDSVGFTSYQLLTHTGNKRPVYLFHKGLAQRK; the protein is encoded by the exons ATGATCAGGATGTCATTGGACAAAGAGACTGTCCTCCCTCGCGAGATCAGCCCCGCCTTCCCTGCCACCGTCGGCCTATCAGAGCAGCCGCAGCTGGCTAAGCCGCACCCCCTTCGTCCTAAAAATGGCCTCCATCCGCCCGGCAACGGTCAGCCCCCCCTCACCGCCCCTGCTGTCCCCGCTCAGCGAATCGCAAAGAGGCGGTACTCCATGGGTGTCGGCTTCAAGGGGCTGGCCAAGCGCCGGCGCCGCGCCAACAGTGACAGCCAGTCAGAGCCCGTTCTGCCCAGTCACTTTCTGTTGGGTGGGAACATCTTTGACCCGCTAAACCTCAACTCGCTATTGGACGAAGATGTCAACAA AGCGACTAATCAGGAGACACCTAAGTGCTCGCCCCTGCCGTCACGTGGAGGAGACCCTGTAGAGATCCTGGTTCCCCGTGACATCACCGACCCCCTGAACCTGAAGGGAAGGGGCGGGGACAGGGAGGGCGAGGGGGGAGTCCTGCTGTCCCCCCTGAAGtccaggaggagacacaggaacagacaccacggagggggaggaggaggaggaggaggaggagagagggaggtgatACCTGCCCGACTGTTTCCCTCCACAGCCGGACTCACAG TTCCTCTCCTGACCACAGAGGGCAGTGTTTCAGCGTCTCCTCTCCCCTGTGAACTCAACACGGCCATCACCTGTCGAGATGATGTAGCCCCGCCCCCCATCCTCCCCAGGAGACACACCCACCCTCCACCAGGCCACACCCACAAGCCTGGTAACCAGCGCGATGGTCGCCAACGGAGACGGCGCCGCACCACCTCAGCGAGGTCGGCAGATACCATGGCGACCACAGTGACCACAGCTCAACCAACCAAGTTCCAGACGCCGCTGGTGGGAGGGGCTAAAGGTGGCAG gTGTGGAGGACCACAGCCCGGCTCCAGTCAGCCACcagcgaagaagaagaaggacaaaCACCGCTACCAGTACGGCAACCACAGCTGTTACTACGGCTACCATGGTTTCTACGGCGATGACTGGGAGGGGCGGGTCGGGGCGGAGGAGGACCCACGGCTCCGCCTCCTGGAAGCAGATTGGTTCAGAGACAAGAGGGTGCTGGACGTGGGCTGCGGCACCGGTCACATGACCCTCGCCATCGCCCGCAGGTTTGACCCCGCCCACATCCTGGGGGTGGAGCTAGATGAGCGATTGGTCCATGCTGCCAAGCAGAACATTAAGCACTTCCTGTCACATGACCTGGTggtggatgagaggaggaggaggaggaggggaggagagagggtggaggtgaagaagatggaggaggaggaggaggtgatggaggaggtccAGCaggctctgtctctcctctccttccccctGTCGTTCAGGGTGAGTCGAggtcctctctctgctcctcccctcctcctccccccatcatcatcatcatcgtcatcatcgtcAGCGTCCAGGTTCCCCAACAACATCACCTTCATCCAG GGCGACTACGTGTCAGAGCAGGAGGCGTGGCCTGGCCGGGGTCagtatgatgtcatcatgtgtcTGGGCGTGACCAAGTGGGTGCAGCTGCAGTCAGGTGACGCGGGCGTGGTCAGACTGTTCAGACGGGCCTATCAGAGCCTGTCGCCGGGCGGATTATTCATCCTGGAGCCTCAACCGTGGAGCAGCTACAGCCGCAGCAAGAGAGCCTCG gagTCGACCTGTCGTCACTACAGGACGGTCAGATTGAGACCTGAACACTTCACCTGTTACCTGACGGACAGTGTGGGCTTCACCTCATACcaactgctcacacacacag gtaaCAAGCGGCCGGTCTACCTGTTCCACAAAGGCCTCGCCCAGAGGAAGTGA
- the LOC141003519 gene encoding uncharacterized protein produces MWILLMLVCLLDQNQATPLPWEPSSLQPFLQQVSQTSASPPPDAGGQKTSSSSSSSSSSSSASSESSQSSESPQLLRERLRLETTAVEQTDSSQESSELLPSLSSLRLNELVLLGERAGERDRERETGDDSVESRESRRRAVLLTFHHLLTRPRGVARTAGGAADDLGGATREEGGATREEGGVEAVVVEETDASPRLVDDSTERAGGLTLDSPGHAHHHDYHGNEAELELGL; encoded by the exons ATGTGGATTTTGCTGATGCTGGTCTGTCTGCTGGATCAGAACCAGGCTACACCT TTACCATGGGAACCCAGCAGCCTTCAGCCCTTTCTGCAACAAGTGAGCCAGACATca gcctCCCCCCCTCCTGACGCCGGTGGACAGAAaacctcctcctcgtcttcctcgtcctcctcctcctcatcagctTCCTCGGAGTCGAGCCAGagttcagag AGTCCTCAACTGCTGCGAGAACGACTGAGGCTGGAGACCacg GCTGTGGAGCAGACAGACTCGTCTCAGGAG agctcggagctcctcccctctctctccagttTGCGGCTCAATGAACTGGTTCTACTGGGAGAGAGAGCGGGcgagcgagacagagagagagagacgggtgaCGACAGcgtggagagcagagagagccGGCGCCGG GCCGTGTTGCTGACCTTTCACCACCTCCTGACTCGACCTCGAGGAGTCGCTCGCACTGCAGGCGGAGCTGCCGACGACCTGGGCGGAGCCACCAGAGAGGAGGGCGGAGCCACCAGAGAGGAGGGCGGGGTTGAAGCTGTGGTGGTCGAGGAGACGGATGCGTCTCCTCGACTGGTGGACGACAGCACAGAGCGTGCAGGCGGACTGACCCTGGACTCACCAGGCCACGCCCACCACCACGATTACCATGGAAATGAGGCGGAGTTAGAGCTGGGGCTGTGA